A genomic window from Planctomycetota bacterium includes:
- the flhF gene encoding flagellar biosynthesis protein FlhF, with amino-acid sequence MDVRTFRAATMQDALALVRRELGPLAAVLHTRELYGHTLVRWIPGLRQIEVTASAEVNVPSRFAPPADAPKPAAPVAPTIQATTMPAPTATMPTENRQAFREELRGQLNELQAMVEDLCRRNRSTGRPDLPETLFRLYTQLIDAEVSEAVARELVERVRNDVDPADLDDMALLNAHLVRMIEREVAIAGPLALQAGKCRRVALVGPTGVGKTTTIAKLAANYRLRDKRRVGLITVDTYRIAAVEQLRTYADIIDLPMQVVATPRQMREAVAQMAHLDLVLIDTAGRSPKDEIKLQELKAFLAEAEADEVHLVLSAVASASVLQNTAERFGHVGTTALVLTKLDEATSLGHLLPLVRNGRLPISYLTDGQNVPDDIAPADRARLTKLMLTVEAPTPPMRPLDTGGLELCMPPMTQMRLQR; translated from the coding sequence ATGGACGTACGAACCTTTCGAGCCGCCACGATGCAAGACGCGCTGGCCTTGGTGCGCCGCGAGCTGGGCCCCCTGGCCGCGGTGTTGCACACCCGCGAGCTGTATGGCCACACGCTGGTGCGCTGGATTCCCGGCTTGCGTCAGATCGAAGTCACCGCCTCGGCCGAAGTGAACGTGCCGAGCCGCTTCGCCCCGCCGGCCGATGCGCCGAAGCCAGCAGCGCCGGTCGCGCCGACCATTCAAGCAACCACGATGCCCGCGCCCACGGCAACCATGCCGACCGAAAACCGTCAGGCCTTCCGCGAAGAGCTGCGCGGGCAACTGAACGAGCTACAGGCGATGGTCGAAGACCTGTGCCGGCGGAACCGCTCGACCGGTCGCCCCGACCTGCCCGAAACGCTGTTCCGACTGTACACGCAATTGATCGATGCCGAGGTCAGCGAAGCGGTCGCCCGCGAGCTGGTCGAACGAGTCCGCAACGACGTCGACCCGGCCGACCTGGACGACATGGCTCTGTTGAACGCTCATCTGGTGCGAATGATCGAGCGCGAAGTCGCCATTGCCGGGCCGCTGGCCCTGCAAGCGGGCAAATGCCGGCGCGTGGCGCTGGTGGGCCCAACTGGCGTCGGTAAGACGACCACCATCGCCAAGCTGGCCGCGAACTATCGCTTGCGCGACAAGCGCCGCGTCGGCCTGATCACCGTCGACACCTACCGCATCGCGGCGGTCGAACAGTTGCGGACCTATGCCGACATCATCGACCTGCCCATGCAAGTCGTGGCCACGCCGCGGCAGATGCGCGAAGCGGTGGCCCAGATGGCACACCTGGACCTGGTGCTCATCGACACGGCCGGCCGCAGCCCCAAGGACGAAATCAAGCTGCAAGAGCTGAAGGCGTTTCTGGCCGAAGCCGAGGCCGACGAGGTTCACCTGGTGCTCAGCGCCGTGGCCAGCGCCAGTGTGCTGCAGAACACGGCCGAACGCTTTGGCCACGTGGGAACGACGGCCTTGGTGCTGACCAAGTTGGACGAAGCGACCAGCCTGGGGCACCTGCTGCCGCTGGTGCGCAACGGCCGCTTGCCGATCAGCTACCTGACCGATGGCCAGAACGTGCCCGACGACATCGCCCCGGCCGATCGCGCCCGGCTGACCAAGCTGATGCTGACGGTTGAAGCGCCGACGCCGCCGATGCGCCCGCTGGACACAGGTGGCTTGGAACTGTGCATGCCGCCGATGACGCAAATGCGCCTGCAACGCTAA